GGGTGGGTGAGTTTTTGTCCGGGCAGTTGAGCGGGCTTTCGTTTCAAGTGATCGACGGTCTCTTGTTTATAAAGAGGGAAGAGCAGCTAGTCGGGGCACTCAAATGCATCCCTGATCTCGGTAGCTACGATACGCCGTCCTGGAATGCGACGCTCGCCCGTTTTACCAAGCAGTATCAGAAGCGGTTCAATCTGGCGCCAGAGAAGCTACTGTTCGTTATCTGCTCGCTCGCCAAAAGCCTGGATGCAGCCCATGCCAAGGAGTTGACCGGAATTGATGTGTGGTGTGGCGCGGCATTAACGACTCCCGCCTATCGGGATGCGCTTCAAATGTATGTCAGCAAATGTGTGGAGGTCATGGACGCTCTCCCGCAGCCTGTACACCAAGTGTATTTTTTAAGTGCAGATGTCCATCCGAATGCGCTTGCTTGCCAATTGCTGCGCGGGGAAAAAGCATCCTTGCCAGATCGTTGGTTACGACCGTCCGTCGGTGATCTCATCCAATTTTTGCAAGGCAGGCTGTGATATACTTTTAGGGATGTTCATACAAATGAATTTCCTTGGGAGGGACTGTTTATAAACGTAAAAGTGGCTAGTATCCCGCATTTCACAGGGGCGTATATCTCTGGTACAGAGTTAGCTCCGGACGCGCTTCGTACAGCAGGATTGATCGAGCAGTTGCAGCAGAATGGCTTGGAGGTGCAGGATGTAGGAAATCTGCATCTTCCCGATGAGTTGCCGCGCCATAATATTCCACCAGTTCGTAATTGGCCGGCTCCGCGTATGCTTTGGGATTTGCTGCAAAAGGACGCGCAAGAGTGGCTCAATACAGACGATTTTGTCTTGATGCTCGGCGGCGATTGCAGTTTGGTCGTTGCAACGGCGCAGGCTCATCAGGCTATTCATCAAGAGAAAGCGTATCTGCTGGTGTTAGACGGTCATCTGGATGCATTAGTGCCATCGGCTTCTCGCTGTATTGGGGCAGCAGGGATGGGATTGTGGTTTTTGCTTCAGGATCGTGGACAATGGATCGAACCAAGTGGCTGGGATGCAGAGCGAATCCGCCTTGTCGGCTGTCAGCAGATGCCAGCGGAGACGTTTGGCGTAGAGGTCATGACCTTGGCTCAGCTCACAGAAGGAAGTATTGTGGAACGAGTTTCTCATACGCTCCAATCGATCCCGCCTGATGCCAAAATCCTCGTTCATTTCGACGTAGATATCATGCACAAAGACGCGATGCCAGCGGCTTATTCTCCAAGTGATATTGGACTGTCTCTGTCGGAAGCCGAAGCATTAGTGGCGACTGTTCTACGAGATTCGCGCGTGACCAGTATGGAAATGACGGAATTCTCAGGCGCAAGGGATACCACTGGCGAGTATGCAAGGAGACTGGTAGAGTTGCTCGCTCGGGCACTAGCTGCACGTGCTTAAAGCCCTCTCATTTATGAAATAGTAAATTCGATAACGAGTGAGCTCGGCAGACCTGATTTCGTTCAGGCTGTCGAGCTCTTTTTTTGCGTGCTCCTCGTGAACCGAACGATTGTTTCTCGTGAATATTGAGTGAATCTAGGAAAATAAGGAGTGGAGCAGTTATGAAAAAAATGGCATTATGTGTGGCAGCATTGGCAGTCGTTGTATCAACGGGAATCCTCGTGTCCCCGTCGTTTTTCACAAGTAGTCCGGCAGCAGTGGTGAATGCAGCACCGTCTGTGAATACTAGCTTGTTTGTCTCGCAAAAGGCTGGAGATCCTGGAATTTTGCAAGCCGCTCAAAATGGATTTACCCAGCCGCTTGATCTGAAAGTGACCGATCAAGGCTTTATCTTGGAAGCAAAAGAGGTTCTGGCAGACCCGCTGCGCATCAGTATCATCGCCGGGGTAAAAGACAAAGACGGCAAGGCAACAGATGTGTATTGGGATAATTTCCACACCCCCACCCATGAATATCAAGAAATCACGATCAAGGATAAAGCGGGCAAGGTTTTACATAGCTCATCCCCCAATCAAGTGTCGTGGAAAACAAACCAGATAGGCGATTACATCCTGTTTGAACACGAGCTCAGAAGCTATTTTGACGATGGGAACAAGCTGCCGGACGAGCTGGTCGTAGAGTTCCACATGAAAAAGATGGGCAGTACCAAAGGCAACTGGCAGCTGTCGGTACCCGTGAACTTGAAAAAAGCAAAAGCTGCGACGAAAACAGTGGCTGTCAATCAGTCCCATACCTCTCTCCAAGGATTTCAGTTCGATTTGCGAGAGATTACCTTTGCACCGAGTGGAACAGAAGTGGTGATTGATTCGAATAACAAGGACTTCAGCTATCAGCTTGTCAATGAAAAGGGAGTCGTCCTTGGCGCATGGGACTCTGCAGTCGCTATCCATGATGAGAGCATTCAGAAAAACGTAATCAATACGATGAAATGGCGCGAGTCTGCTCCAGTGGAAAAAGGGCTGCGACAATTTCATTACTTCCACGACCTGAAAGAATCGAATGGTCTAACCTTTAAGCTGCATGCTGTTTATACAGAGGAAGAGCCAGGATTCAGCGTAAAACTGGACCCTGCCAGTGTGGGAGCAAAGCCAGTTACAGCAGAAAAGAATGGGACTCGCTTCACGTTTCACAAGGTATCTAAGGGCAGCGGAGAGGATCGCCACAACATCGAGTTTGAGGGGACGCTAGCGGAAGGAGTAGTGGGAATCTTCCCGTTTGATACATGGTACGTGACGGACGAAAAGGGCAAAAAGTACAGTGCGGTATGCCATATCGAGGAATCCGCCAATCAAAATGGACGGATGAAAGTAAGAGGGAATTTGGAAATCGAGGAGATGAAATCCTTGCCAAAGCAAATGACGATCACCTTTGACAGTATGTTGAAGGAGCATCGCGATGTGAGCTTTGCGGTACCTCTTTTGACAGGAAAATAAAATTTTTCAAAATAACGAGAAAGGATTTTCCAGCTCATTCGTATTAGTGGTGAATCAACCAAAACAGGAAGCTGCGCAGCATTCCCCACTGGCTGATCGGTGATAGATGGAGGAGTAGGAAAAATGCCGGACGATCGGGAATTGATCGAGCAAATCCAGGCGGGCAATCATCAGCTGTACAGTCAGATTATCGACAGGTACAATGGCAAGATCGTGACCTACTTGTACAAAATGATCGGTAACATGCCGGACGCACAGGATTTGGCTCAAGACGTGTTTACCAAAACCTTTTACCTATTGAAAGACTATCGGCCTGAGCACAAGTTTTCTTCATGGCTGTATCGCATCGCGAGCAATCATTGTCTCGATGAAATACGAAGACGCAAAAGGACGGAGCAGACCGCTATCGTAGAGGAACAGATCGTTGATCCAGAGACACCAGAAACCGCCCTGTTAAAAAAGGAACGGGACGCCCAGTTGGAACACAGTATCATGCTGCTGGATGAGGAGTATCGCGAGGTGTTCGTCCTGCACTACTTACAGCGTCTGTCGTATCGGGAAATCAGCGAGCGACTGTCTCTTACGGAGAGCGCTGTTCAAATGCGTTTGTTCCGTGCTCGTAAAGAGATGAAAAAAAGCCTGACGAAAACAATGGGAGGGGGAGATGTTCATGAAATGCTTCATGTTTAATCAATGGAAGCTCTATGCCAATGGCGAGCTCCCCCCTGCCGCAAGCAAAGGACTGGAACAGCATGCAGTAGAATGCCCACAATGTCAAATCAAGCTGCAAGAGTGGGTAGATCACATGCTGGAAGAGGAATTTTCCACTTATCCGGAAGTTCCTGTACCCGATACGTTTACGGACGAGGTCATGCGTAAACTGTTCGAAGCAGCTCCCGCACGCACGGCACGGAAGCGCTCCTCCCGAACCAGAAGACAAAGGGGCTGGGATATTGTGAAGAAGACAGGATTGGTAGTAGCAGGACTAACGGCTTTGGTCGTGACAGGTACGGTCGTTTCACCGACGTTTGCCAACTATGTGAATAGCTTGTTCCAGATTGAGAAGGATGCGGATAATGGCATGAAAAATGCTGTTGATAAAGGTTTTGTCCAAAAGCTTGAGCAAAAAGTAACCGATCAAGGGATTACTTTCGAAGCAAAAGAGGTGATGGCAGACTCGATGAGAATCGCCGTGATCTATGATGTGTACGACCAGAACGGCAAGCAAATTAAAATTGGTGAAGATGGACACCTACTGAATGCTTATCTGATTGATTCAACAGGGAAAGATTGGTTGGAAGACGATGGACCAACCTTGGGTGGTCACGGAAAGTATTTTATCGTAGAGCAGCCCTTAAACACTATTTTTGAATCTGCCGAAGCTACTCCGAATATGTTGACCTTAAAATTAGAACAGACCGAAATCGCAGGGAAAAAGGGAAAA
The window above is part of the Brevibacillus brevis NBRC 100599 genome. Proteins encoded here:
- a CDS encoding DUF4179 domain-containing protein → MKKMALCVAALAVVVSTGILVSPSFFTSSPAAVVNAAPSVNTSLFVSQKAGDPGILQAAQNGFTQPLDLKVTDQGFILEAKEVLADPLRISIIAGVKDKDGKATDVYWDNFHTPTHEYQEITIKDKAGKVLHSSSPNQVSWKTNQIGDYILFEHELRSYFDDGNKLPDELVVEFHMKKMGSTKGNWQLSVPVNLKKAKAATKTVAVNQSHTSLQGFQFDLREITFAPSGTEVVIDSNNKDFSYQLVNEKGVVLGAWDSAVAIHDESIQKNVINTMKWRESAPVEKGLRQFHYFHDLKESNGLTFKLHAVYTEEEPGFSVKLDPASVGAKPVTAEKNGTRFTFHKVSKGSGEDRHNIEFEGTLAEGVVGIFPFDTWYVTDEKGKKYSAVCHIEESANQNGRMKVRGNLEIEEMKSLPKQMTITFDSMLKEHRDVSFAVPLLTGK
- a CDS encoding RNA polymerase sigma factor, producing MPDDRELIEQIQAGNHQLYSQIIDRYNGKIVTYLYKMIGNMPDAQDLAQDVFTKTFYLLKDYRPEHKFSSWLYRIASNHCLDEIRRRKRTEQTAIVEEQIVDPETPETALLKKERDAQLEHSIMLLDEEYREVFVLHYLQRLSYREISERLSLTESAVQMRLFRARKEMKKSLTKTMGGGDVHEMLHV
- a CDS encoding arginase family protein; its protein translation is MASIPHFTGAYISGTELAPDALRTAGLIEQLQQNGLEVQDVGNLHLPDELPRHNIPPVRNWPAPRMLWDLLQKDAQEWLNTDDFVLMLGGDCSLVVATAQAHQAIHQEKAYLLVLDGHLDALVPSASRCIGAAGMGLWFLLQDRGQWIEPSGWDAERIRLVGCQQMPAETFGVEVMTLAQLTEGSIVERVSHTLQSIPPDAKILVHFDVDIMHKDAMPAAYSPSDIGLSLSEAEALVATVLRDSRVTSMEMTEFSGARDTTGEYARRLVELLARALAARA